The Minwuia thermotolerans genomic sequence GGCGGCGTGTGCCCGGCATGCAGTTCGCTCCGCCGCACGCGGATCTCTTCATAGTCGATCGGCCGCTCGGCGCCTTCCGACGGACGGCCCACGGATTTGCTGGACGACGGCCTCTTGGCACGCGTCTCCTTCGCCTGCTCCACATGCTCCCTGAAGCGGCCGTGGCGGACATCGTCCATCAGCTTCAGCCCGTCGAAGGCGTCGCGGGCGTAGGCGACGCCGGCGCCGCCATAGGCTTCATTGCAGTCTTCCTCGACATATTTCCGAGTGAGCGCGGCCCCGCCCAGGATGACCGGCAGGGACAGCTCCCGGCGGGTCATTTCCTCCAGGTTCTCGCGCATGATCACGGTCGATTTCACCAGCAGGCCGGACATGCCGATGGCGTCGGCCTTCTCCCGTTCGGCGGCTTCCAGGATACTCTCGAGCGGCTGCTTGATGCCCAGATTGACCACCTTGTAGCCGTTGTTGGTCAGGATGATGTCGACCAGGTTCTTGCCGATGTCGTGGACGTCGCCCTTCACGGTGGCCAGGACGATGATGCCCTTCTCCTGGCCCTCGATCTTCTCCATGTGCGGCTCGAGATGGGCCACGGAGGCCTTCATCACCTCGGCGGAGCGGAGCACGAACGGCAACTGCATCTTGCCGGCGCCGAACAGTTCGCCGACGACCTTCATGCCGTCCAGCAGGAAGTTGTTGATGATCTCCAGCGGCGGGTGCTTCGCCATGGCCTCGTCGAGATCCTCGGCCAGCCCCTCGGCGTCGCCGTCGACGATGCGCAGTTTCAGCCGCTCCTCGACCTCGGCGGGGCGCTCGCGTACTTCCCTGGCGGCCTTGCGGTCCTGGAACAGGGCCATGAAGGCTTCCAGCGGGTCGGTCTTGCCCTTTTCGCGCCGATCGAAGATCAGGTCCTCGGCGGCCTGCACCTCCTCCTCCGGGATCTTGTGCAGCGGCGTGATCTTCGAGGCGTGAACGATGGCCGCGCTCATGCCGCGCTTCTGCGCGTGCTCCAGGAAGACGGAATTGAGCACGTGCCGGGCGACGGCGTTCAGGCCGAAGGAGATGTTGGAAAGCCCGAGCACGATCTGGACTTCGGGCAGCTCCTTCGCGATCCGCTCGATGCCGTCGAGCGTCCAGACGCCCAGCTTCCGGTCGTCCTCGTTGCCGGTGCAGATGGTGAAGGTCAGCGGATCGATGATCAGGTCGGAGGGCGGCAGGCCGTGTTTGTTGACCGCGAAGTCGTAGAGACGCTTCGCGATGCGCAGCTTTTCATCGACGGTCTTGGCCATGCCCTCTTCGTCGATGGTGAGCGCGATGATCGCCGCGCCGAACTTCCGCGCCAGCTTCAGGCGCTCGGCCGCCGGCTCCTCGCCATCCTCGAAGTTGAACGAGTTGATGACCGCCTTGCCGCCATAGAGCTTCAGGGCGTCGCCGAGGACGTTGAGCTCGGTGGAATCGACCACGATGGGCACGGTCACCCCGCCGCGCATCCGGGTCATGATTTCGGTCATGTCCCTGGATTCGTCGCGGCCCACGAAGGCGGTGCAGAGATCGATGGCGTGGCTGCCCTCGCGCTCCTGATCCCGGCCCATGGCGACGCAGGCGTCGTAGTTCTCTTCCGCCTGCAGTTCGCGGAACTTCTTCGAACCGTTGGCGTTGCAGCGCTCGCCGATGGCGAGCACGGCATTCTCCTGGCGCAGCGCCGTCTGACTGAACAGGGAGGCGATGGACGGCGTCCACTCCGGCTGGCGCGGCTTCGGCGCCGGACGGCGGCGGTTGCGGCCCAGTTCGCGCAGCATCCGGTCCAGGGCGGCGATGTGCTCGGGCGTGGTGCCGCAGCAGCCGCCGACCATGTTGACGCCCTCCTCGTCGACGAAACGCTTCAGCCAGCGCGCCAGTTCGTCGGGGCTGAGCGGATAGCTCGTCTGGCCGTTCACCAGCTCGGGCAGCCCCGCGTTGGGCTGCACGGTGACGGGGATATCCATGCTGGAGGTCAGATAGCGGACATGCTCGGCCATTTCCTTCGGGCCGGTCGCGCAGTTCAGCCCGATGGCGTCGACCGACATGGCCTTCAGGATCGTCGCCGCAGCCGCGATATCGGCGCCGACGAGCATGGTGCCGGTCGTCTCCACCGTCACCTGAACCATGATCGGCACGTCCTTGCCGGCGCGCTCCCGCGCGGTCTTGGCGCCGTTGACGGCAGCCTTGACCTGCAGCGGATCCTGGCAGGTCTCGATCAGCAGGCCGTCGACGCCGCCGGCCAGCAGGCCTGCCGCCTGCACCGTCAGCGCGTCCTCCAGATCGTCATAGCCGATGTGACCGAGGCTGGGCAGCTTCGTGCCCGGCCCGATGGAGCCCAGCACATAGCGCTTCTGCTCCTTCGTCGTCATCTCACGCGCCACCTCGCGCGCCAGTTCGGCCGCGCGGCGGTTGATCTCCTCGGCCCGGTCCTGGAGGCCGAACTCGGCCAGGGTGATGGCGGAGCCGCCGAAGGAGTTGGTCTGGACGATGTCGGAGCCGGCCTCGTAATAGCCGCGGTGGATATCGCGGACCACATCGGGCCGGGTCAGATTCAGTATCTCGGTACAGTTTTCCTGACCGTCGTAGTCCCTGTCGATGTCCAGATCCATCGCCTGAACCCGGCTGCCCATGGCGCCGTCGCACAGCAAGACCTCGCCCCGAAGGGCTTCCATAAATTCATTCATGTGGATTGTGTTCCTTGCGGGGTCGGATATTCAGCGCGCTGCCGAGGCGGCGGCGACGGCGGCCTCGGACTCGGCGGTGCCGGCCAGACGCTTGCAGATCTCCACCGTCAGATCCGACTTGTTCAGCGTGTAGAAGTGGAAGGAGCGGACGCCGTGGCGCACCAGGCGCGCGCAGAGTTCGTGGGCCAGATCGACGGAGCGTTTGCGGCGATCCTCGACCTGCTCGAGCCCCTCATAGGCGGCCACGACCATGGGCGGCACGACCGCCTCGCACTGGGCCGCGAATCGCTGCACCTGCTCGATGTCCCGGATCGGCAGAATGCCGGGAATGACCGGCTTGTAGACGCCGGCGGCGGCCAGCCTGTCGCGGTAGCGCAGGAAGGAATCCGCGTCGAAGAAGAACTGGGTGATGGCGCGGTCGGCGCCGGCGTCCAGCTTCGCCTTCAGGTTCTCCAGATCGGCCTCCGGCGTCGGCGAATCCGGATGCTTCTCGGGATAGGCCGCCACCGAGATGTCGAAATCGTGGATCTTCTTCAGGCCCGCCACGAGTTCGGCGGCGTTGGCATAGCCCTCCGCGTGCGGCCTGTAGGGGCCTTCATCGCGGGAATCGCCGCGCAGGGCGACGATGCGGCCGATGCCATGGTCCAGAAAGGTCTGCGCCGCCGCATCGACGGCCTCGCGGCTCTGTCCCGCCGCGGTCAGGTGCGCCGCGCCCGGCGAGCCGCTCGCCTTCTGTACCGCCAGCACAGCGTCCAGCGTGCCGGTCTGGTTGGAGCCCCCGGCACCGTAGGTGACCGAGCAGAACTCCGGATCCAGCGGCTTGAAGGCCGCGGCCGCACGGGAGATACCCCGCCAGCCCGCTTCGGTCTTCGGCGGGAAGAACTCGAACGAGAAATCGAGCCGGTCGAGGCCGGTCGGCATGACGTTCATCTTCATTGCCCCTGCTTTCCCTGATTGCCTGGTTTCACGGCCGACCAGATGCCGACCGGCAGCGGGCGGCCGGAGAGCTTGACGCTCTCGCCGGTTTCCAGCCCTGCCGTTTCGAACCAGCTTTCTATTTCCTCGTCGCTGAAGCCGAGCCGGCGATGCGCCTGCTCCGTCTTCAACTGCTCCATGTCGTGCGGCAGCAGGTCCGCGATGACCAGCCGCCCGCCGGGCCGCAGCACACGCGCGGCCTCCCGCACCACGACGTCGGGATCGTCCAGGTAGTGCAGCACCTGATGCGCCGTGATCAGATCGAAGCTGGCCTTGCCATACGGCAGCCGGCGGATGTCCGCCTGCCGCACCTGGACGTGCTCGAAATCCGGACGGTCGATCGCCTGACGGGCGACACCAAGCATCTCGCTGTTGATGTCGACGCCGATGGCGGTTTCCGCGCGGCCGGCCAGGATCGCCAGCAAACGCCCCGTACCGGTGCCGAGATCCAGCATGTCGCCCAGCCGGCCCCAGCCCAGTATCGCGTGCAGCGCCGTCTCCACCTCCCGCTCCGAGACCTGAAGCCGGGTCATCTCCGACCAGTGCTCGGCGTTGCGGGAGAAATAGCTCTGGGCGACGGCGCGGCGGCGGTTCCTGACCTCCTCCAGCCGTTCCAGAATCTCGGAGGTCTCGCCCTCCTCGACGTCGAGAAGTTCGTCGATCAGACGGCCGAGCGGCGCCACGCCGCCCTGCAGCGCCAGCCGGTACATGACCCATGTCCCCTCCGCATAACGGTTGAGGAGGCCGGCGTCGCACAGCACTTTCAGATGGCGGGAGACCCGGGGCTGGCTCTGTCCGATGATCCAGGTCAGTTCCGAAACGGACAGTTCGCAGCGCCGGCAAAGCATCAGCAGGCGGAGCCGCGTGGGGTCTCCGGCCGCCTTCAGGGCCTCGATCAACTCGGCCGAGGACAGCTTTCCCGCCGTCGTCTCGGCCTCGTCCGGGGCCTCATATTGCCAGCTCAATGCCATGGTCAGACTTATATAAAAATATCTTTATATCATCAAGCCTGATCTTAGTTGCAGGAACACAACAGCGCCCGACCCGTGTCGGCGCCCGTCGGTCCCCCGTAGCGACGGCAAGTTGTGTCGTGCTAAACAACCGCCTGGTACTGGCGTGACCGCCCCCCCTGCCAAGCGGTCGCAACAGCGTATGGAGTTGGGATCGATGGTCGGGATGTTGGCCTGGCGCCTGCCGCGGATCGGGATCGCCGCGGCGCTGCTCGCCGCGGCGGTCGGGTGCGCCAGTCTGCCGGAGGAAGGTGACGGACGGGAGGCCCGGATCGAGGCGAACGATCCGCTCGAGCCGTTCAACCGCGCCATGTTCAGCTTCAACCGGTCTCTCGATTCCTATCTGCTGAAACCGGTTGCCGAAGGCTATGTCGCGGTGATCCCGCGTCCGGCGCGGACCGGCATCCGCAACGCCCTGGACAACCTCAATGCGCCTATCGTCTTCATGAACGACCTGTTGCAGGGCGAACTGGAGCGCGCAGTTGTGACCCTGACCCGCTTCGCCTTCAACAGCACGCTCGGCATGGGTGGCCTGGTCGACTTCATGGCAGAAGGCGGCATGGAGGGACATTCGGAGGACTTCGGCCAGACCCTGGCGGTATGGGGCGTGCCGGAAGGGCCCTACCTTGTGCTGCCGCTGCTGGGCCCCCGCCCGCCGCGCGACCTGGCCGGGTTCGCCGTCGACAGCGTGGCCGATCCGTTCAACCGATACATGCGCGGCCAGGACCATGGCGAGGCCGTCTACGCCCGCACCGGCATCGACATGATCGACCAGCGATCGCGCGTGCTCGGCAAGTTCGAGGAGTTGGAACGCACCTCGCTGGATTTCTACTCCGCCGTGCGCAGCAGCTATCGCCAGCGCCGCGAGATCGCCATAAATAACGGTCAGGCTGACCCGCAGACCGACCTCTACAACCTGCCTCCGCTCGACGATCCGGCGGCGGACGGCGACGCATCCAGCAAAAATGGGAGCAATGCCGAATGATCGGGCGTCTTGTTTCACCTGTTGCGGCGGTTCTCGTCGTTGTAGCCGCATTCCTGTCCCCCGCCGCGGCCCAGGAGCCGCGGGAACTGATCGAGGAACTGGGCGGCGAGGCCATCCGCGTTCTCGCCAACGAGGACGCCTCGGAAGAGCAGAGACAGGCACGTTTCGAAGCGCTGTTCCAGGAAGGCTTCGATGTGCCCCTGGTGGCGCGCATCGTGCTCGGCCGCTACTGGCGCGCGGCCACGCCCGAGCAGCAGGAGGAGTATGTCGACCTGTTCTACCGCTACATCGTCGACACCTACACCGCCCGGCTGAACGCCTATTCCGGCCAGACCTTCGAGGTCGTCGGCCAGCAGCCGCTTGGCGACGACGAAGTGCTGGTCAAATCGCTGATCAAGGAACCGGGCGGCCCGGCGCTGAAGGTCGACTGGCGGGTGCTCACCCGCGAGGGCGAAGCGCGCATCGTGGACGTCATCGTCGAGGGCGTCAGCATGGCGATCACTCACCGTTCCGAGTTCGGCTCCGTCATCAGCAAGACAGGCAATGTCGAGGCCCTGCTGGAACGGCTGAGGGCCCAGACCGGGCAAGGCTGATGGTCGAGCCCTTCCCCGATCGCCGCCGGGTGGAGGCGCTGCAGCGCCTGATCGACGACGCCCGGCGCATCGTCTTCTTCACCGGCGCCGGAATCTCCACCGAATCGGGCATTCCCGACTTCCGCTCGCCCGGCGGGCTCTGGACGAAATATCAGCCGATCGACTTCCAGGATTTCGTCCGCTCCGAGGAAATGCGCCGCGAATCCTGGCGGCGCAAGTTCGCCATGGAAAGCTCATTCTCGGCCGCCGAGCCCAACCGCGGCCACCGCGCCGTCGAGAAGCTGGTCCGCGCCGGCAAGGCCAGCGCCGTGATCACCCAGAACGTTGACGGCCTGCACCAGGCCTCGGGCGTGCCCGACGACAAGGTGATCGAACTGCATGGCAATTCGACCTATGCCAAATGCCTGGACTGCGGCGCGCGCCACGAACTGGATCCGATCCGGGAAGCCTTCCTGAAGGACGAGACCCTGCCGGCCTGCACCTTCTGCGCAGGAGTGGTCAAGACGGCGACGATCTCCTTCGGGCAGAGCATGCCGGTCGACGAGATGCGGCGCGCCGAGCAGGAAACGCTGGCCGCGGACCTGTTCATCGTCCTGGGTTCCTCGCTTGTGGTCTACCCGGCCGCCGGCTTTCCCCGCATCGCGCAGCAGAACGGCGCCGGCCTCGTGATCCTGAACCGGGAGCCGACGGATCAGGACCCCATTGCCGATCTGGTCATGCATGCGGAAATCGGCCCGACCCTGGGCGATGCCGTGGGCGTCAACTGAGCGTGGAGGTCGCGCTGCGCCCCTTCGCCGAAACGGACCGCGCCGCCGTCGTCGCGCTATGGCATGCGGTCGGGCTCACCCGTCCCTGGAACGATCCTTCCGCCGACATCGACCGCGTCCTCGGCCAGGAGACCGCGACCCTTCTGGTCGCCGAGCGCGCCGGCGCGCTGGCCGGCACGGTCATGTGCGGCTTCGACGGCCACAGGGGCTGGATCTACTATCTTGCCGTGGCGTCCGACCAACGCCGCCGCGGCCTCGGCGGCCGGCTGATGACGGCGGCGGAAGACTGGCTGCGGGTGCGCGGCTGCCCGAAGGCGGAACTGATGGTCCGCAACGGCAATGACGACGCCGCAGCGTTCTACCGGGCGCTGGGTTATGACCGCCAGCCCGTCACGGTCCATGCCCGCTGGCTGATCGAGCCACCTGCCGCGCCGGAGTGACCGGCACGGCCCCCTACCCTTCGGCCCGTGGCGGCTCGAAGGCATAGCCGGCCGAGCGTACTGTGCGGATGACATCCGGCGCGTCGCCGGCGTTCACCGCCTTGCGCAGGCGACGGATATGGACGTCGACCGTCCGCTCCTCGACCTCCGCGTCCCGTCCCCATACGGCATCCAGAAGCTGGGCGCGGGAGAGCACACGGCCCGGATGCTCCATGAAATGCCGCAGCAGACGGAACTCGGTGGGGCCGAGATGGACCGCCTCGCCCTCGCGCATGACCTTGTGCGCGGTCAGGTCCAGCTCGATGGAGCCATGCACGATGCGCTGATCGGCCAGGATCGGCCGCACGCGGCGCAGCACGGCGCGCAGTCGGGCAATCAGTTCGTTGATGGAGAAGGGCTTGGGCACATAGTCGTCGGCGCCGGCGTCGAGGCCGCGGATACGGTCCTCCTCTGCGCCTCGGGCGGTCAGCATCACCACCGGCAGGTTGCGGAACTCCACCTTGCGCCGGATCTGGCGGCAGACCTCCAGACCCGAGACGTTGGGCAGCATCCAGTCCAGCAGAAGGATGTCGGGCAGTTCCTCGTCGAGGCGATTCATGACCTCGCCGCCATCGAGGACCGTATCGACCCGGAAGCCGGCGGCGCGGAGGTTGTATTCCAGAAGCTCGACGAGGCTTTCCTCGTCCTCCGCGATGAGAACATAGGGGTTCATGGCGTCTCCGTGGTCACCGCCCCGTCGTCGGAAACATCCGTCAGGCTGGTGACATCGCGCTTCGGCCGTTCGGCCTCGATCTGGTGGCCGGTGGCGGTGAAGTAGATGCGCTCGGCGATGTTGGTCACCAGATCGCCCATACGCTCGATGTTCTTGGCGACGAACAGCAGGTGCGCCGCGGCCGAGATATTGCGCGGATCCTCCATCATGTAGGTCAGCAGTTCGCGGAAGAAGCTGTTGTAGAGTTCGTCGACTTCCTCGTCCGCGGCCCAGACCTTCTCCGCCAGTTCGTCGTCGCCCTGGACGAAGGCCGTCAGCGCCTGGTCCAGCATCCGCTGCACCCGTTCGGACATGCGCGGCACGGTGGTCAGCGGCGCGATCGGCGGCGACTGGTTGATGACCAGGGTGCGCTTGGCGATGTTCTTGGCGTAGTCGCCCAGGCGCTCCAGATCGCCGGCGATCTTGATCACGGAGACCACGAGGCGCAGGTCGCCGGCCACCGGCTGGCGGCGGGCCAGGATGTTGACGGCCAGATCGTTGACCGTCTCCTCCAGTTCGTCGATGCGAAGGTCCTGAACGATCAGGCGCTCGGCGGCATCGCTGTCGCGTTTCGTCATCGCGCGGATGGCACCGGAGAGCTGCGCTTCCACCAGCCCCCCCAGTTCGAGGATCAGGTTGTTGAGCCTGGTCAGTTCCTCCTCGTAGGAGGAAACTGTATGCGGCGTGCTGGGTTCGTGGCTGGCCATGTGACGCGCCTCCAATGAATCCGTTGCCCGGGTCAGCCGAAGCGACCGGTGATGTAGTCCTCGGTGCGCTTGTCCGATGGCGCGGTGAAGATCGCATCCGTCGGCCCGACCTCGACCAGATTGCCCAGATGGAAGAAGGCGGTGCGCTGCGAAACGCGGGCGGCCTGCTGCATCGAATGGGTCACGATGACGATGGTGTAGTTCTCGCGCAGATCGTCGATCAGTTCCTCGATGCGGGCCGTCGCGATCGGATCGAGCGCCGAGCAGGGCTCGTCCATCAGGATCACCTCCGGCCGGACCGCGATGGCGCGGGCGATGCAGAGGCGCTGCTGCTGGCCGCCGGAAAGACCGGTGCCAGGCTCGTCGAGGCGTTCGGCGACCTCGTTCCAGAGGCCGGCGCGGCGAAGCGAATCCTCGACCAGATCCCTCATCTCGCTCTTGCTGGAAGTCAGGCCGTGGATGCGCGGGCCGTAGGAGACGTTCTCGAAGATCGACTTCGGGAACGGGTTCGGCTTCTGGAACACCATGCCGACGCGCGCGCGAAGCTGCACGACGTCCATGCGGGGATCATGGATGTCCTCACCGTGCAACTCGATCAAGCCTTCGACGCGGCATCCCTCGATGACGTCGTTCATCCGGTTGATGCAGCGCAGGAAGGTGGACTTGCCGCAACCGGACGGCCCGATCAGCGATGTGACCTGGTGTTCGCGGATGTCGACACTGACGTCGAACAGCGCCTGCTTTTCGCCGTAGAAGACATTGACGTCGCGGGCGCGGACGGCGATCCGTGCGTCATCCGTCATTTCGGCGTCGGCTGCGCCGATGTCAGCCCTGGGAGCCGCTTCATTCATGTCCATTGCCTTCTTCTACCATTTCCGTTGGAAGCGCTGGCGCAGCAGCACGGCGATCAGGTTCATGGAGATCAGGAAGCCGATCAGCACCAGAATCGCGGCCGAGGTCCGGGCGACGAACCCGCGCTCGGGACTGTCCGCCCAGATGAAGATCTGCGTCGGCAGCGCCGTCGCGGGGTCCATCAGACCGCCCGGGTCCGAGGTAATGAACGCGTTCATGCCGATCAACAGCAGCGGCGCGGTCTCGCCCAGCGCCTGAGCAAGGCCGATGATAGTGCCGGTCATCGCACCCGGCATGGCCAGGGGAATGACGTGGTGGATCACGACCTGGTGGCGTGAGGCTCCGACGCCGAAAGCGGCCTCGCGGATCGACGGCGGCACCGCCTTCAGCGCCGAACGCGTCGCGATGATGATCGTCGGCAGGGTCATCAGCGACAGCACCATGCCGCCCACCAGCGGCGCCGACCGTGGCAGACCGAAGAACTGCAGGAACACCGCAAGGCCGAGCAGACCGAAGACCACCGACGGCACTGCAGCGAGATTGTTGATGTTGACCTCGATCAGATCGGTGAACCGGTTCTTCGGCGCGAACTCCTCCAGGTAGACGGCGGACGCGATGCCGACGGGGAAGGAGATCAGAAAGCACACGAGGAGGGCGTAGAACGAGCCCGTGATCGCCCCGGACAGGCCCGCCATCTCGGGGAAGCGGCTGTCCGCCTCCGTGATCAGCGACCAGTTGACCGGGGTCGAGAAACGGCCCTCGGCCTCCAGGCGGTCGTACCATGCGATGACCTGGTCGGTGACGATGCGCTGATCCTCGGGCACGTCGCGGGTGATGACGCCCTTGTTGAACTGGTCGATCGGGTCCGATGCCGGCAGGGAGACCCGGATGGTCTGTCCGATCAGTTCCGGATCGGAGATCACGCGGTCCCGCAGGACATAGGGCGCGCCGGAACTCAGTATGCCCGCCGCCGCGCGGCGCTCCCGCGGATTGTCGACGTCCGGGAACAGCTCCATGAAGCTGTCCTGGACGATGGCCCGCCAGTTGCTGCGGTAGAGGTCGTCGCGATTGATCTTCGCCGGATCGACATGAACCGTGAAGTCGATACGCGTCTGGAAGAACGCCTGCCCGCCCGACCAGATGAGCGATCCGATCAGGATACCCAGCAGCAGCACCGCGAAACCGATAGCGCCCAGTCCATAGGCCTGCATCCGGCGGTTGGCGGCATGACGCCGGCGGACCCGCCGGCTGGCGGCGTCGGTCTTGTCCAGCAGGCTGCCGGCCCGTACGTCCATGGTCTGATTACTCATATTTTTCCCGGTATTTGCGGACAATCCGAAGGGCGACGATGTTCAGAATCAGGGTGGCGGTGAACAGCACCAGACCGAGCGCGAAGGCCGCGAGTGTCTTGGGGCTGTCGAACTCCGTGTCCCCGATCAGCAGGGTGACGATCTGCACGGTCACTGTGGTGACCGCCTCGAACGGATTGGCCGTCAGGTTCGCGATCAGGCCCGCGGCCATGACCACGATCATGGTCTCCCCGATGGCGCGGCTCACGGCAAGCAGGAAGCCACCGACTATGCCGGGCAGCGCCGCAGGAATGAGAACCGAGAGAATGGTTTCGGACTGGGTCGCACCGAGCCCGTACGACGCATCGCGCATGGCCTGCGGCACCGCCGCGAAGGCGTCATCGGACAGCGAGGAGATGAAGGGAATGATCATGATGCCCATGACCGCGCCTGCGACCAGCGCGCTGTTAGGCGCGATGTCGAGACCGATCATGTCGCCGAAGTCGCGGAGTGCAGGCGCGACGGTCAGGACGGCGAAGAAGCCGTAGACGACAGTGGGGATGCCGGCGAGAATCTCCAGGATCGGCTTGACCGCGCCGCGGAACCGGGGACTCGCGTATTCCGCCAGGTAGATGGCGCTGAGCAGGCCGACCGGACCGGCAACCAGCATCGCGATGAAGGCGATCAGGATCGTGCCCAGGAAGACCGGAATGGCGCCGAATGCGCCCAGGCCGGCGACCTGATCCTTGCGGATCGGAATTTGCGGCTCCCAGTTCAGTCCGAACAGGAACTCGTAGAAGGGCACCCGCGCGAAGAAGCGGAAGCTCTCGAACAGCAGCGAGAAGATGATGCCCAGCGTCGTCAGGATGGCGACCACCGAGCAGAAGATCATCAGCCAGGTCAGGATACGCTCGACGCCATGGCGCGCGCGAAAGCCCGCTGCGATCCGCGACCGCGTGAGGACAAGCGCGCCGAGCGCGCCCGCCAGCACGACCACCAGCATCGCCATGTCGGCAATGTCGTGCCAGCGGTTGTAGCTCTCGGCGGCGTCGAGCACCGCCCGGTCCGGTTCGCCGAAGATGCGGCCGCCGGCGATGGACTTGATCTCACTGACGATCAGGTCGATCTCGCCCTCGCCCTTGCCGGCGAGCAGTTCTTCCGGCAGCGAGGCCAGAAGCAGCTGATCCACGGCCGGCCCCTGCAGCGACAGCCAGATCAGGACCAGCACGAGGACCGGCAGGCCGACCCAGAGCGCGACATAGGCGCCGTAATAGGCGGGCAGGGAGTGCAGTCCTACGCCCCGGCCCTGGGGGCTGACGGCGACCGCCCGGGAGCGGCCCAGAAAATAGCCGGCCGCGGCAATGACGACGATCGCGAGGAAGGCGTATTCATACATCGTCGGTATGTTCCAAAGAATAGTCGGTGTCATGCAAGACGGCAGCGAAGGGAAGGGAGCCGCAACTCCCTCCCCCGTTGCCGAATATCACGAACCCTGGAAGCGCGTGAACTGCTTGCCGTTCAGAACCGCGTCCTGAAGTTCCTCACGACGCGCGTCATTGAGCGGGACAAGGCCACGCTCGTTGAGATAGCCGCCCGAGGTCAGGGCCGCATCGCTCATGTACTCCTCGATGAACTCGCTGAGACCCGGGATGACCCCGCGGTGCGCGTTCTTGACGTAGAAGAACAGCGGCCGCGAGACGCCGTAGTCGCCCGACTCGATGGTCTCGAAGCTGGGAGCCACGCCGCCGATCTGGGCGCCCTTGAGCTTGTCCTGGTTCTCGTAGAGGAACGAGAAGCCGAAGATGCCGAAGGCGTTCGGATCAGCCTCGAGGCGCTGCACGATCAGGTTGTCGTTCTCGCCGGCCTCGATGAACGGGCCGTCCTGGCGCATGCGCGAGCAGACCGACTTGTGTTCGTCCTTGGACAGAGCCTTGACGGCGTCGAAGGACTCGCAGCCCTCTTCCATGACCAGCTCGACCCAGGCGTCACGAGTGCCCGACGTCGGGGGCGGCCCGTAGACGGTGATCTCGGTGTCGGGCAGCGAGGAGTCGATCTGGCTCCACTTCATGTAGGGGTTGTCGACGATCTTGCCGTCGACCGGAACCTGCGCGGCCA encodes the following:
- a CDS encoding GNAT family acetyltransferase, whose amino-acid sequence is MEVALRPFAETDRAAVVALWHAVGLTRPWNDPSADIDRVLGQETATLLVAERAGALAGTVMCGFDGHRGWIYYLAVASDQRRRGLGGRLMTAAEDWLRVRGCPKAELMVRNGNDDAAAFYRALGYDRQPVTVHARWLIEPPAAPE
- the phoB gene encoding phosphate regulon transcriptional regulator PhoB, with the translated sequence MNPYVLIAEDEESLVELLEYNLRAAGFRVDTVLDGGEVMNRLDEELPDILLLDWMLPNVSGLEVCRQIRRKVEFRNLPVVMLTARGAEEDRIRGLDAGADDYVPKPFSINELIARLRAVLRRVRPILADQRIVHGSIELDLTAHKVMREGEAVHLGPTEFRLLRHFMEHPGRVLSRAQLLDAVWGRDAEVEERTVDVHIRRLRKAVNAGDAPDVIRTVRSAGYAFEPPRAEG
- the phoU gene encoding phosphate signaling complex protein PhoU codes for the protein MASHEPSTPHTVSSYEEELTRLNNLILELGGLVEAQLSGAIRAMTKRDSDAAERLIVQDLRIDELEETVNDLAVNILARRQPVAGDLRLVVSVIKIAGDLERLGDYAKNIAKRTLVINQSPPIAPLTTVPRMSERVQRMLDQALTAFVQGDDELAEKVWAADEEVDELYNSFFRELLTYMMEDPRNISAAAHLLFVAKNIERMGDLVTNIAERIYFTATGHQIEAERPKRDVTSLTDVSDDGAVTTETP
- the pstB gene encoding phosphate ABC transporter ATP-binding protein PstB, which translates into the protein MTDDARIAVRARDVNVFYGEKQALFDVSVDIREHQVTSLIGPSGCGKSTFLRCINRMNDVIEGCRVEGLIELHGEDIHDPRMDVVQLRARVGMVFQKPNPFPKSIFENVSYGPRIHGLTSSKSEMRDLVEDSLRRAGLWNEVAERLDEPGTGLSGGQQQRLCIARAIAVRPEVILMDEPCSALDPIATARIEELIDDLRENYTIVIVTHSMQQAARVSQRTAFFHLGNLVEVGPTDAIFTAPSDKRTEDYITGRFG
- the pstA gene encoding phosphate ABC transporter permease PstA, translating into MSNQTMDVRAGSLLDKTDAASRRVRRRHAANRRMQAYGLGAIGFAVLLLGILIGSLIWSGGQAFFQTRIDFTVHVDPAKINRDDLYRSNWRAIVQDSFMELFPDVDNPRERRAAAGILSSGAPYVLRDRVISDPELIGQTIRVSLPASDPIDQFNKGVITRDVPEDQRIVTDQVIAWYDRLEAEGRFSTPVNWSLITEADSRFPEMAGLSGAITGSFYALLVCFLISFPVGIASAVYLEEFAPKNRFTDLIEVNINNLAAVPSVVFGLLGLAVFLQFFGLPRSAPLVGGMVLSLMTLPTIIIATRSALKAVPPSIREAAFGVGASRHQVVIHHVIPLAMPGAMTGTIIGLAQALGETAPLLLIGMNAFITSDPGGLMDPATALPTQIFIWADSPERGFVARTSAAILVLIGFLISMNLIAVLLRQRFQRKW
- the pstC gene encoding phosphate ABC transporter permease subunit PstC, which encodes MYEYAFLAIVVIAAAGYFLGRSRAVAVSPQGRGVGLHSLPAYYGAYVALWVGLPVLVLVLIWLSLQGPAVDQLLLASLPEELLAGKGEGEIDLIVSEIKSIAGGRIFGEPDRAVLDAAESYNRWHDIADMAMLVVVLAGALGALVLTRSRIAAGFRARHGVERILTWLMIFCSVVAILTTLGIIFSLLFESFRFFARVPFYEFLFGLNWEPQIPIRKDQVAGLGAFGAIPVFLGTILIAFIAMLVAGPVGLLSAIYLAEYASPRFRGAVKPILEILAGIPTVVYGFFAVLTVAPALRDFGDMIGLDIAPNSALVAGAVMGIMIIPFISSLSDDAFAAVPQAMRDASYGLGATQSETILSVLIPAALPGIVGGFLLAVSRAIGETMIVVMAAGLIANLTANPFEAVTTVTVQIVTLLIGDTEFDSPKTLAAFALGLVLFTATLILNIVALRIVRKYREKYE
- a CDS encoding substrate-binding domain-containing protein is translated as MLRKLVLTAGMAVTFAGVAEARDRISIVGSSTVFPYTQAVAEEFANKTGNPAPVVESTGTGGGMKIFCGGIGEGHPDITGASRAMKKSEWENCQKNGVTDVSEAMIGFDGLSFASSRKGPDLDVTKDQLYLALAAQVPVDGKIVDNPYMKWSQIDSSLPDTEITVYGPPPTSGTRDAWVELVMEEGCESFDAVKALSKDEHKSVCSRMRQDGPFIEAGENDNLIVQRLEADPNAFGIFGFSFLYENQDKLKGAQIGGVAPSFETIESGDYGVSRPLFFYVKNAHRGVIPGLSEFIEEYMSDAALTSGGYLNERGLVPLNDARREELQDAVLNGKQFTRFQGS